In Halictus rubicundus isolate RS-2024b chromosome 5, iyHalRubi1_principal, whole genome shotgun sequence, one genomic interval encodes:
- the LOC143353970 gene encoding ATP-binding cassette sub-family A member 17-like — translation MENEIRIFSLLLYKNLLVRIRHWKLAIFLQCMVPIGLCVLIQAVGDFGAQIGPPRVINDSTYYSIERKDKLTYIIRQTESTLYYVPQNEYTKKIMEDIRMCLKLPDEKVSGFLSEEDMLKEYTVDTVYYGPWRANNVLGLVFEQYNTSDMRYKIRLIDRDCNTEFNLCSNTFVALQLCTDESLINHIPLHTKPDIKMSTQRMPYPPHIAADRIGIHMRLFICMFAVIPFLIPVCVETSYASKEKHIGVNVLMAINGVKQYQNLLSWLSTSVLFSSFYIIPIILIFKNTFSKSIEQYLYYSNTFIFWLILMIHIAHLISFGMHVAAYFSNPRFVTITLSVLFITSFLLHGNLITDQIFSVTPVLGILFPNISLFRFLEEVTTYENQLTGIQWSNMFFVGNAQYNTTGSVGLILIFSLLGILLHFTLAVYINEVLPGKYGVRKELLYFLKYIKKNKVNLHEDVDHFDYENIDNENFEPVMKDVLTPGIQIRNLRKTYRTGCLRKTTVQAVKGISMDLYKGQITALLGHNGAGKTTLMSIVTGMINATEGKVFINGKDITTHLETIRNDLGLCPQENIVFPDLSVYEQLEFFARLKGFNKPKNQIKQDIAVLLDKLKLSEKRNALPDTLSGGQKRRLCLGMSLIGDASIVIMDEPTSGMDPETRRYIWDIILKIRGKKTILISTHNMEEADILGDRIAIVHEGKLKCYGTSLFLKKQYGYGHMEVTLSTKSWCNADKVISKFDPRTQPLSVNSEKIVLSIPYSETLPKSLDNVESQKKNLGVTGISVSLITLEEVFLKVIKTEDNGKYLNDLFSPPSQRIDGWDLRIQTILALYHKKFRFTVKNSSIILLILFLPLLPVVLMSFSFNKPSQSTNVVPIELNMYRSPKVLYSSPNTAMGRYYKSAVESFGGTVTEVARNTSVTQALLDQSIKSISTYRNQYVASAEFNISDGVLYANGFYSATAIHSLPITVNLLSNALIKSIAGEEYSIRIASQQFPINLPAWETYGPHMESIFRVLMFCSFFFPTVALFVIHPFQETETKMKQLQRMTGVTSTSYWLTIFTFDLIIYLLSVLIIVFGFHIMDVILDTRLFYKTEMLTMILILLLFGINSLFIAYIFSFSNISRNSAVTALSVAPVGFVLLQYFTHLVTRGSKNLEVLNMIQNRLFRLLPYVSLFHGQDSFFNVAIQNARCRRMPNLLLEQPSCFFRARLCCDLQCRDGDCKNQLPYFRTKTNKFEIDLTECVIYLAVTALVYFSLLIMLEEGLFKKFYVKMFGKHLKNAVEIKDVQVENEKRAVAMEIKKLRNCGTINEMENTEAAIIAETDCLESPEYNNDSLFLVYELSKYYGNLMAVREINFGVKQHECFGLLGVNGAGKSTTFRMLTGEEMPNSGTMYLGKSDILMDRKNYLAQMGYCPQTDAMLGSLNTFDHLRLFALLRGIPKVKVDLEVNKWINRLNLNACMSQPSSTYSGGNKRRLNIAMALIGSPTLVLLDEPTAGVDPAARRSLWNILKSCQTMGQAFILTSHSMEECEALCNRLVIMVKGQLVCIGASQELKQRFGAGYDIHIKLNPNRSDSDVRTIKSVMESSFMCEIRDENLGFIAYHVSDTGATWQKMYSTMDDLKMRVSCINDYAVLSATLEQLFIQFARETERCTEEEHVNSNVQSTAIKMGIL, via the exons ATggaaaatgaaataagaatttTCAGCTTATTGCTGTATAAAAATCTTTTAGTGCGAATCAGGCACTGGAAATTAGCGATATTTTTACAATGTATGGTACCAATTGGCTTATGTGTGTTAATACAAGCTGTAGGAGATTTTGGTGCACAAATAGGTCCACCTCGTGTAATTAATGATAGTACCTACTATTCTATAGAAAGGAAAGATAAATTAACATACATAATCAGACAGACAGAATCTACACTCTATTATGTGCCACAAAATGAATACACAAAAAAGATCATGGAAGATATTCGAATGTGCTTGAAGTTACCAGATGAAA AGGTATCTGGGTTTTTATCTGAAGAAGATATGTTAAAAGAGTATACTGTGGACACAGTTTATTATGGACCTTGGAGGGCCAACAATGTGTTGGGTCTTGTGTTTGAGCAATATAATACAAGCGATATGAGATACAAAATCAGGCTTATTGATAGAGACTGTAATACTGAATTTAATTTATGTAGTAACACATTTGTAGCATTGCAATTGTGCACTGATGAATCTCTCATTAACCATATACCGCTACATACAAAACCTGATATAAAG ATGTCCACACAAAGAATGCCCTATCCACCTCATATTGCTGCAGATAGAATTGGTATACATATGAGACTGTTTATATGTATGTTTGCAGTTATACCATTCCTAATTCCAGTTTGTGTAGAAACAAGTTACGCGTCAAAGGAGAAACATATTGGTGTGAATGTTTTAATGGCTATTAATGGAGTAAAACAGTACCAAAATTTACTTAGCTGGTTAAGTACAAGCGTATTGTTCAGCAGTTTTTATATTATACCGATaattctaatatttaaaaatacattctCTAAAAGTATTGAACAATACTTGTATTACAGtaatacttttatattttgGTTAATACTTATGATACACATAGCACATTTAATATCATTTGGTATGCACGTCGCAGCATATTTTTCTAATC CACGTTTTGTAACAATAACACTATCGGTTCTTTTCATTACATCTTTCTTGCTCCATGGGAATTTAATAACAGATCAAATCTTTTCTGTAACACCAGTTTTAGGAATATTATTTCCTAATATATCATTATTTAGATTCCTGGAAGAAGTAACTACTTATGAAAATCAAT TAACTGGTATCCAATGGTCAAATATGTTTTTTGTTGGAAATGCACAATATAATACTACTGGAAGTGTTGGacttatattaattttttcattattggGAATCCTGTTACATTTTACACTCGCAGTATATATTAATGAAGTACTTCCAGGAAAGTATGGAGTACGCAAAGAACTACTTTACTTTTTAAAG TATATCAAGAAGAACAAAGTCAACCTTCACGAAGACGTTGATCATTTTGATTACGAAAATATagataatgaaaattttgaaccTGTAATGAAGGATGTACTTACTCCTGGAATTCAGATTCGCAATCTTAGGAAAACTTATAGAACTGGTTGCCTAAGGAAGACG ACTGTCCAAGCTGTGAAAGGGATTTCAATGGACTTGTATAAAGGTCAAATAACAGCTTTATTAGGTCATAATGGAGCTGGAAAGACTACACTGATGTCTATTGTAACAG GTATGATAAATGCCACGGAAGGGAAGGTTTTTATAAATGGTAAAGATATTACAACCCATTTAGAAACCATTAGGAACGATTTGGGATTATGCCCTCAGGAAAATATAGTTTTCCCAGATCTGAGTGTGTATGAACAGCTAGAATTTTTTGCTCGA CTGAAAGGTTTCAATAAACCGAAGAATCAGATCAAACAGGATATTGCAGTTTTACTTGACAAATTGAAATTAAGTGAAAAAAGAAATGCTTTACCAGATACATTGTCTGGTGGACAAAAGAGAAGGCTATGTCTTGGAATGTCTCTCATTGGCGATGCTAGT ATTGTGATCATGGATGAACCGACATCAGGAATGGATCCTGAAACTAGAAGATATATATGGGACATTATACTG AAAATTAGAGGAAAGAAAACAATCTTGATTAGCACTCATAATATGGAAGAGGCTGATATTCTGGGAGACAGAATTGCGATTGTACATGagggaaaattaaaatgttacGGCACATCACTATTTCTAAAGAAGCAATACG GCTATGGTCATATGGAAGTTACATTATCAACTAAATCATGGTGTAATGCTGATAAAGTTATAAGCAAGTTCGATCCAAGAACACAGCCATTGAGTGTGAACAGTGAGAAGATTGTTTTAAGCATACCATACTCTGAAACTTTACCAAAATCTTTGGACAACGTGGAAAGCCAGAAAAAGAATTTAGGTGTTACAGGAATTAGTGTATCGCTTATTACTTTAGAAGAAGTATTCTTAAA AGTTATTAAAACGGAAGacaatggaaaatatttaaatgactTATTCAGTCCTCCATCGCAACGGATAGATGGTTGGGATTTACGTATACAGACAATTTTGGCACTTTACCATAAGAAATTTAGGTTTACCGTAAAAAATTCAAGCATTATATTACTCATA TTGTTTCTTCCACTTCTGCCTGTTGTGTTAATGAGCTTCAGTTTTAATAAACCAAGTCAATCGACAAATGTTGTTCCAATAGAACTTAACATGTACAGAAGTCCTAAAGTGCTGTATTCAAGTCCAAATACTGCTATGGGCAGATATTACAAGAGTGCAGTAGAAAGTTTTGGTGGTACTGTAACAGAAGTAGCACGTAATACGAGTGTTACGCAAG CTTTACTGGACCAGTCAATTAAAAGTATTTCGACGTATCGTAATCAGTACGTTGCCTCAGCAGAATTCAACATTTCGGATGGAGTGTTGTATGCTAATGGTTTCTATTCTGCCACCGCAATTCATAGCTTACCAATAACAGTGAACCTTTTATCAAATGCATTGATCAAAAGTATCGCTGGCGAGGAATACTCCATCCGCATTGCAAGCCAGCAATTTCCAATCAATCTTCCTGCATGGGAAACATATGGGCCACATATGGAATCGATCTTTCGAGTCTTGATGTTTTGTAGCTTTTTCTTTCCTACTGTGGCCCTCTTCGTTATCCACCCGTTTCAAGAAACAGAGACTAAAATGAAACAATTGCAAAGAATGACGGGGGTTACATCTACATCGTATTGGCTCACTATATTTACATTTGATTTAATAATTTACCTACTATCTGTACTTATCATAGTCTTTGGATTTCATATCATGGATGTTATTCTGGATACGCGTTTGTTCTACAAAACAGAGATGT TAACGATGATACTGATACTACTGCTCTTTGGCATCAACTCTTTATTCATAGCATACATCTTTAGTTTTTCAAATATATCAAGGAATAGTGCTGTGACTGCACTGAGTGTTGCGCCCGTTGGATTTG TTCTGTTGCAGTACTTTACGCATTTAGTGACTCGCGGTTCCAAAAATTTAGAAGTATTGAACATGATTCAAAACAGATTATTCCGTTTGTTACCATACGTGAGTCTATTCCATGGCCAAGATTCGTTTTTCAATGTGGCTATACAAAATGCTAGATGTCGGCGAATGCCAAATCTATTGTTGGAGCAACCTTCGTGCTTTTTCCGAGCCCGCCTCTGTTGCG ATTTACAATGTCGTGACGGAGACTGTAAAAACCAGCTTCCCTATTTTCGTACCAAAACCAATAAGTTCGAGATTGACTTGACAGAATGCGTAATATATTTAGCAGTAACAGCTTTGGTATACTTTTCTTTGCTCATCATGTTAGAGGAGGGATTGTTCAAAAAATTCTACGTCAAGATGTTTGGCAAGCATTTGAAGAATGCAGTCGAGATAAAAGATGTTCAAGTGGAGAATGAGAAACGCGCTGTTGCAATGGAAATAAAGAAACTGAGAAATTGTG GTACAATTAACGAAATGGAAAATACCGAGGCAGCGATTATCGCCGAGACTGATTGCCTAGAAAGTCCAGAGTACAACAATGACAGCCTATTTTTGGTGTACGAGCTCAGCAAGTATTACGGAAACTTGATGGCGGtaagagaaattaatttcggTGTGAAACAGCACGAATGCTTTGGACTGCTCGGCGTAAACGGCGCTGGAAAGAGTACCACATTCAGGATGTTGACTGGTGAAGAAATGCCAAACAGCGGTACCATGTACTTAGGAAAGTCAGATATCCTCATGGATCGAAAGAAT TATCTAGCTCAAATGGGATATTGTCCACAAACCGATGCCATGCTCGGATCTTTAAACACTTTTGATCATCTTCGTTTGTTTGCATTACTTCGAGGGATACCGAAAGTGAAAGTGGATTTAGAAGTCAATAAATGGATCAATCGACTGA ATCTAAACGCGTGCATGTCACAGCCAAGCAGCACTTATAGCGGCGGTAACAAGAGGCGTCTGAACATTGCAATGGCGTTAATAGGAAGCCCAACTCTTGTTCTGCTAGATGAGCCAACGGCTGGCGTTGATCCTGCTGCCAGGAGATCCCTATGGAATATCCTTAAATCTTGCCAGACAATGGGACAAGCTTTTATACTTACCTCGCATAG caTGGAGGAATGCGAAGCTTTGTGCAATAGACTAGTCATTATGGTGAAAGGTCAATTGGTTTGCATCGGAGCCAGCCAGGAATTGAAGCAACGTTTCGGCGCCGGTTATGATATTCACATCAAATTGAATCCGAACCGATCGGACAGTGATGTGAGAACTATAAAGAGCGTCATGGAGTCATCTTTTATGTGCGAAATAAGAGATGAGAATTTG GGCTTTATCGCTTATCACGTGAGTGATACTGGGGCGACATGGCAGAAAATGTACAGCACAATGGATGATTTGAAAATGCGAGTCAGTTGTATCAATGATTATGCCGTGTTATCGGCTACATTGGAGCAGCTTTTCATTCAATTCGCCAGAGAAACTGAACGGTGCACGGAGGAAGAGCATGTAAATAGCAACGTGCAGTCAACAGCAATAAAAATGGGCATACTTTGA